The genome window GGGGGTAACGTACCCCCTTGTCGCCGAAGGAGGTGAATGGTTTGGCGGAAGTCATCCTGAACGAGGGGGAATCCCTCGAAAGCGCCCTCAGGCGCTTCAAGCGCAAGGTTCAGCAGGAAGACATCATCAAGGATGTCAAGAAGCACTCCTTCTACCTGAAGCCGGGCGAAAAGAAGAGAATCAAGCAG of Acidobacteriota bacterium contains these proteins:
- a CDS encoding 30S ribosomal protein S21, giving the protein MAEVILNEGESLESALRRFKRKVQQEDIIKDVKKHSFYLKPGEKKRIKQALARKRLRKKMRSVRS